One window of the Pelobates fuscus isolate aPelFus1 chromosome 12, aPelFus1.pri, whole genome shotgun sequence genome contains the following:
- the LOC134579254 gene encoding E3 ubiquitin-protein ligase RNF182-like — MSEEKQTIEELECKICYQKFNTHSRKPKILDCLHRVCARCLSKILIIGGSSPCISCPFCRNETELQEDEVAGLPDDMNIMSKLAEKGRPPGHPDCNEVVLTPNNLASSSPSHSSSNCLVITIMEVQRDPTRTPSQNTISDYYVDHSLDSASVSSHGQMDHDLFSKLCNHVPRILVWFLGFFYFGSLPLGIYLLVIQRVTLGIVCVSLVPSSLTVCLVYGFCQCLCQGMCDCSSRS; from the coding sequence ATGAGTGAAGAGAAGCAGACAATCGAGGAACTGGAATGTAAAATATGCTACCAGAAGTTTAACACCCATAGTCGCAAACCCAAGATTTTGGATTGTCTTCACCGAGTATGTGCCAGATGCTTATCGAAGATCCTTATTATTGGAGGAAGTTCCCCCTGCATAAGCTGTCCCTTTTGCCGTAATGAGACCGAATTGCAGGAGGATGAAGTTGCAGGGCTGCCAGATGACATGAATATCATGTCCAAACTGGCCGAGAAAGGCAGACCTCCCGGCCATCCAGACTGTAATGAGGTGGTTTTGACTCCGAACAACTTGGCTTCATCTAGTCCATCACACAGTTCCTCAAACTGCCTAGTCATCACAATAATGGAAGTACAGAGAGACCCAACCAGGACGCCGAGTCAAAATACAATTTCTGACTATTATGTGGACCACAGTCTTGACTCTGCTTCTGTAAGTTCTCATGGCCAGATGGATCATGACCTATTCTCCAAACTCTGCAACCACGTCCCAAGGATATTGGTTTGGTTTCTTGGCTTCTTCTATTTTGGCTCACTTCCACTTGGGATTTACTTGCTAGTGATTCAGAGGGTCACCCTTGGGATTGTATGTGTCAGTCTAGTACCCTCTAGTCTAACGGTCTGTCTTGTATATGGGTTCTGCCAGTGCTTGTGCCAAGGAATGTGTGATTGTTCATCAAGAAGTTGA